The following are encoded in a window of Rhodomicrobium lacus genomic DNA:
- a CDS encoding response regulator, protein MPNKNPRILIIDDDEGFCRLVSNRLERNGFSVVSAYSAAAGLKENAASEFDVVLLDHVLPEQDGLTLLAALQSRSNAPPVVYLTGTQDSRVAVAALKAGAADYVVKDLHGDFLLLLENAITNAMFTTALKRERERAEAAVRTARDEFKALAEERALLLREVNHRVSNSLQLIASLLHFQGDVSGSADVKAALKEANGRVLAVARVHRSLYTSFDVRWVTLSEYLTSLIRDLEDVSGGESSNSVISFSGSPIQISPDAAVSIGIVTTELILNALKHAYPNGRGQVRVFIRVRGPEVDLVVEDDGVGTKDDPLERKNRRGLGQRIIAGMAEKLEGALRYEKLSPGTRATLTFPIGEHIRVLESEKVLT, encoded by the coding sequence ATGCCTAACAAGAATCCGCGAATCCTTATCATCGACGATGATGAAGGCTTTTGCCGGTTGGTTTCAAACCGTCTTGAACGCAACGGCTTTTCCGTCGTTTCGGCCTATTCGGCGGCCGCGGGCCTCAAGGAGAACGCAGCGTCCGAATTCGATGTCGTGCTGCTCGATCACGTCCTCCCTGAACAGGATGGCCTGACCCTCCTTGCCGCGCTTCAATCGCGCTCGAACGCTCCGCCCGTCGTCTATCTCACCGGAACGCAGGATAGCCGTGTCGCTGTCGCCGCGTTGAAGGCGGGCGCGGCGGATTATGTGGTTAAAGACCTCCACGGCGATTTCCTGCTGCTGCTCGAAAACGCGATCACCAACGCAATGTTCACGACCGCCCTCAAGCGCGAACGGGAACGGGCCGAGGCCGCCGTTCGCACGGCTCGCGACGAGTTCAAGGCGCTGGCGGAGGAACGCGCGCTGCTGCTGCGCGAAGTCAACCACAGGGTCAGCAACAGCCTGCAACTTATCGCTTCGCTGCTTCACTTCCAGGGGGATGTAAGCGGCAGCGCCGATGTAAAAGCAGCGCTGAAGGAGGCGAACGGCCGCGTGCTGGCGGTCGCGCGCGTTCACCGCTCCCTTTACACCTCGTTTGACGTTCGATGGGTGACACTCTCGGAATATCTGACGAGCCTCATTCGCGATCTGGAGGATGTGTCTGGCGGCGAAAGCTCGAACAGCGTCATTTCCTTCAGCGGTTCTCCCATCCAGATTTCTCCCGACGCAGCCGTCTCGATTGGCATCGTGACCACCGAACTAATTCTCAACGCGCTCAAGCATGCCTATCCGAACGGGCGCGGCCAGGTGCGCGTATTCATTCGGGTACGCGGGCCGGAGGTCGATCTTGTGGTTGAGGATGACGGGGTGGGCACCAAGGACGATCCGCTGGAAAGAAAAAACCGGCGTGGGCTTGGTCAGCGCATCATCGCCGGAATGGCGGAAAAGCTGGAAGGCGCTCTTCGATACGAAAAACTGTCACCTGGAACGAGGGCCACGCTGACGTTTCCCATCGGCGAGCATATTCGTGTTCTGGAAAGCGAGAAGGTGCTGACCTGA
- a CDS encoding anti-sigma factor family protein, which translates to MEPDDTSSEAFRDDRLPLIVSAYLDGELLGEELAAFEALLKDNPALASEVAEMRQIEEQLAKIGTDILAEPVPEALLQAIAEFERS; encoded by the coding sequence TTGGAGCCCGACGATACGTCGTCGGAAGCTTTTCGAGACGACCGGCTTCCCTTGATCGTGTCGGCCTACCTCGACGGAGAGCTTCTGGGAGAAGAGCTCGCCGCGTTTGAGGCCCTTCTCAAGGACAATCCCGCGCTCGCTTCGGAAGTCGCGGAGATGCGGCAAATTGAAGAGCAACTCGCGAAGATCGGGACCGACATTCTCGCGGAGCCCGTACCGGAAGCGCTTCTGCAGGCGATTGCGGAGTTCGAAAGGAGCTAG
- a CDS encoding cache domain-containing protein gives MLRSFLAGIFATTIAFTGGALAQASGTAAEAKALLEKAVTAVKADEKKAIEDFNNPTGGFRDRDLYVFCAGGADNVFTAHANEKLRGTKLSDLVDKKGKKLGEELIKNAADGKFAEVDYWFPRPGQTEPVEKVTFVTKAGGQICGVGYYK, from the coding sequence ATGCTTCGTTCTTTCTTGGCAGGCATTTTCGCAACGACGATCGCTTTTACGGGCGGTGCGCTTGCTCAGGCGTCGGGGACTGCCGCAGAAGCCAAGGCGTTGCTCGAAAAGGCGGTAACTGCGGTCAAGGCCGACGAGAAGAAGGCAATCGAAGACTTCAACAATCCGACCGGCGGTTTTCGCGACCGCGACCTTTATGTTTTCTGCGCGGGCGGCGCTGACAACGTCTTCACGGCGCATGCGAATGAGAAGCTGCGCGGCACAAAACTTTCCGATCTCGTCGACAAGAAGGGCAAGAAGCTTGGCGAAGAGCTGATCAAGAATGCGGCGGACGGCAAGTTCGCCGAGGTCGATTATTGGTTCCCGCGTCCCGGCCAGACCGAGCCGGTGGAGAAGGTGACGTTCGTCACCAAGGCGGGCGGCCAGATCTGCGGCGTCGGCTACTACAAGTGA
- a CDS encoding GH36-type glycosyl hydrolase domain-containing protein, producing the protein MTATRSFRTPREEGLGLARIANAAGLRIAVLPNGCLFAIEHEDGPRRILVNQVLGSPVGGGIMRILLRTGGAAPRAVEIVGPGAHVAFGAYEDRFVWAGETNGLAHRVTLWLHPEQPLWLWRVEVTNAGGGQVPCDAILVQDLGLGARGFVMGNEAYASQYIDHTVERHPRFGPVIMSRQNMTQDGGRHPWVAHGCFDGAASFATDALQVFGPAYRDAAALDLPFGESLPGERLQYETACAIVQSSAAELQPGQTATWTFFAVYDADHAAPTSYADLSRIDSAEGAASEFFPREVAVSVPVRDILRDARPLACREDAGRDDEKRKHAEWWSGRLLSWFEGDCAESRHVVLTEKDRLVKRRHGTILRSGGSLLPQETTLAATAWMHGAFAAQLTIGNTSFHKLFSVSRDPYNITRWSGVRVLAEIGGEWRLLTLPSRFEMGLADARWIYEHDGGAIAVRAVSTGEDAALQIEVLVEGAPVRLLVFGNLTLGEFDYAHAGCVEIDEAEKRAAFRPDPESLWGQQYPDAVYHLTTSTPEAVEAIGGDELLYKDEAARGGPFIALRTRPTNALRLAVTGSMTDAADADRLAAKYAGGIDTRAMLASAKDFWASVTRGARLQSGDTDIAAFDTLLPWLVHNAIIHLTAPHGLEQYSGAAWGTRDVCQGPMEFLLAFHHDETAKEVLRRVIARQSKTDSDWPQWFMFDRYAWIAGVPSHGDVIVWPLKAVCDYIEATQDFAFLSEPVGWREAEAAPSSVSDHLAAELAEIEARFLPGTHLPRYGEGDWNDTLQPADASLAERMASSWTAALLFQQVSRYAVLSALAGNGDDAARLAALAGAIRADFNRWLIRDGVVAGYAIFDGADAEPELLLHPSDKKTGVSYSLIPMNCAISGGLFTAEQARTHLGLIREHLNFPDGVRLMDRPLPYYGGEERIFRRAESSPFFGREVGQMYVHAHLRWCEAMALMGDDEAFWWGLRVVNPVTVAGAVGNAALRQRNCYASSSDAAFSDRYEASAEWERVRAGDTAAEAGWRIYSGGPGLYLDLLIRHLAGLRRSYGDEVAAPFAPIPGETVVLTLNSDTRAGRKGSRESGKSMV; encoded by the coding sequence ATGACCGCAACCAGGAGCTTCCGCACGCCGCGCGAAGAGGGCCTCGGCCTCGCGCGCATCGCGAACGCGGCGGGCCTTCGCATCGCCGTACTGCCGAATGGGTGCCTGTTCGCCATCGAACATGAGGACGGCCCGCGCCGCATCCTCGTCAATCAGGTTCTCGGCTCGCCCGTCGGCGGCGGCATCATGCGGATCTTGCTGCGCACAGGCGGCGCCGCGCCGCGCGCGGTGGAGATCGTCGGGCCGGGGGCGCATGTCGCCTTCGGCGCGTACGAAGACCGGTTCGTGTGGGCGGGCGAGACGAACGGGCTCGCGCATCGCGTCACGCTGTGGCTGCATCCCGAGCAGCCCCTCTGGCTCTGGCGCGTGGAGGTGACGAACGCGGGCGGCGGCCAAGTGCCCTGCGATGCGATCCTCGTGCAGGATCTGGGCCTCGGCGCGCGCGGCTTCGTGATGGGCAACGAAGCTTACGCCTCGCAATATATCGACCATACGGTGGAGCGGCATCCGCGTTTCGGCCCGGTCATCATGAGCCGCCAGAACATGACGCAGGATGGCGGTCGTCATCCCTGGGTGGCGCACGGCTGCTTCGATGGCGCGGCGAGCTTCGCGACCGATGCGCTGCAAGTGTTTGGCCCGGCCTATCGCGACGCGGCGGCGCTCGATCTGCCGTTCGGCGAAAGTCTGCCCGGCGAGCGACTTCAGTACGAAACGGCTTGCGCCATCGTGCAGTCGAGCGCGGCGGAATTGCAGCCGGGGCAGACGGCGACCTGGACCTTCTTCGCGGTCTACGATGCCGACCATGCCGCGCCGACAAGCTACGCCGACCTTTCGCGCATCGATTCCGCCGAAGGCGCCGCGAGCGAGTTCTTCCCGCGCGAGGTAGCCGTCAGCGTGCCCGTGCGCGACATCCTCCGCGATGCGCGGCCGCTCGCCTGCCGCGAAGATGCCGGGCGCGACGACGAAAAGCGAAAGCATGCGGAATGGTGGAGCGGACGGCTGCTCTCCTGGTTCGAAGGCGATTGCGCGGAAAGCCGCCACGTCGTGCTGACGGAAAAAGACCGGCTCGTGAAACGCCGGCACGGCACGATCCTTCGCAGCGGCGGCAGCCTTCTGCCCCAAGAGACGACGCTCGCGGCCACCGCGTGGATGCATGGCGCATTCGCGGCGCAGCTCACCATCGGCAACACCTCGTTTCACAAGCTGTTTTCCGTGTCGCGCGACCCGTACAACATCACGCGGTGGAGCGGCGTTCGCGTGCTGGCCGAGATCGGCGGCGAATGGCGGCTGCTCACGCTGCCGTCGCGCTTCGAGATGGGGCTGGCCGATGCGCGCTGGATCTATGAGCACGATGGCGGCGCGATCGCGGTTCGCGCGGTGTCGACCGGCGAAGACGCTGCGCTGCAAATCGAGGTGCTTGTCGAAGGCGCGCCGGTGCGGCTCCTCGTGTTCGGCAATCTGACGCTCGGCGAGTTCGACTATGCGCATGCGGGCTGCGTCGAGATCGACGAAGCTGAAAAGCGCGCCGCTTTCCGGCCCGACCCGGAATCGCTCTGGGGTCAGCAATACCCGGATGCGGTTTATCACCTGACCACCAGCACGCCAGAAGCCGTCGAAGCCATCGGCGGTGACGAGCTTCTTTATAAGGATGAAGCCGCGCGGGGGGGCCCGTTCATCGCCCTGCGAACCAGACCGACCAATGCGCTGCGCCTCGCGGTCACAGGTTCGATGACAGACGCTGCGGATGCGGACCGTCTCGCCGCGAAATACGCGGGCGGCATCGACACCCGCGCCATGCTGGCTTCGGCGAAGGACTTCTGGGCGAGCGTCACACGCGGCGCGCGGCTCCAGTCCGGCGACACCGACATCGCTGCGTTCGACACGCTGCTGCCGTGGCTCGTGCATAATGCGATTATCCACCTCACCGCGCCGCACGGCCTCGAACAATATTCGGGCGCGGCGTGGGGCACGCGCGACGTATGCCAGGGACCGATGGAATTCCTGCTGGCCTTCCATCACGACGAGACCGCGAAAGAGGTTCTGCGCCGCGTTATCGCGCGTCAGAGCAAGACGGATAGCGATTGGCCGCAATGGTTCATGTTCGACCGCTATGCCTGGATCGCGGGCGTGCCGAGCCATGGCGATGTGATCGTGTGGCCGCTCAAGGCCGTGTGCGATTACATTGAGGCGACGCAGGATTTCGCGTTTCTGTCCGAGCCGGTCGGATGGCGAGAGGCCGAGGCCGCGCCGTCGAGCGTGTCAGATCACCTCGCGGCGGAGCTTGCCGAGATCGAGGCGCGCTTCCTGCCGGGCACGCATCTGCCGCGCTATGGCGAGGGCGACTGGAACGACACCCTGCAACCCGCCGACGCGTCGCTCGCCGAGCGCATGGCGAGCAGTTGGACGGCGGCGCTTCTGTTCCAACAGGTCTCACGATACGCCGTCCTTTCGGCGCTCGCCGGCAATGGCGACGATGCGGCGCGGCTCGCCGCGCTCGCCGGCGCGATCCGCGCGGACTTCAACCGCTGGCTCATCCGCGATGGCGTGGTGGCGGGTTATGCGATTTTCGACGGCGCGGATGCGGAGCCCGAGCTTCTCCTTCATCCGAGCGACAAGAAGACGGGCGTCTCCTATTCGCTCATCCCGATGAATTGCGCGATCTCGGGCGGTCTCTTCACGGCTGAACAGGCGCGCACCCATCTCGGTCTCATCCGCGAGCATCTCAACTTCCCCGACGGGGTGCGCCTGATGGATCGGCCGCTTCCTTATTACGGCGGCGAGGAACGCATCTTCCGCCGCGCGGAGTCGTCGCCGTTTTTCGGGCGCGAGGTGGGTCAGATGTACGTCCACGCGCATCTGCGCTGGTGCGAGGCGATGGCGCTCATGGGCGACGACGAAGCGTTCTGGTGGGGCCTTCGCGTCGTCAATCCCGTGACCGTGGCGGGAGCAGTCGGCAACGCGGCGCTTCGCCAACGCAATTGTTACGCGAGCAGCAGCGACGCGGCTTTCTCCGACCGTTACGAGGCGAGCGCGGAGTGGGAACGCGTGCGAGCGGGCGACACCGCGGCCGAGGCGGGCTGGCGGATCTACTCCGGCGGACCGGGCCTGTATCTCGATCTCCTGATACGCCACCTTGCGGGCCTTCGTCGCAGTTATGGCGATGAAGTGGCCGCGCCTTTCGCGCCCATACCCGGCGAAACCGTCGTTCTCACGCTCAACAGCGATACGCGCGCCGGTCGCAAAGGTTCCCGCGAAAGTGGTAAGTCTATGGTCTAG
- a CDS encoding glycoside hydrolase family 15 protein gives MTASGTSLERWGDALVRHAAAKIPRAISATSLVKERAGFGQTVRPAQGSVLASAASTQLDYFFHWLRDSALVIDATRVFIRRGLDADAWVSRYHDFVRFSLGLNAIDGRALVAAGGFRERAQADHLKYIRPDEELSAVHGARVPGDVRFNADGTIDYFDWHRPQNDGPALRALTCLRFADDGIGSAAADALIRGDLAYTARNAGAPCYDIWEEDWAQHYNTVIAQYAALRHGARWAEERGEAAFAAELAARRDELADLLDRYWDESGGLLRSRLPGGEKADEKALDFSLILGVVHAGLESGPHSVADPRVRTTFLWQQAMFRDTYAINAGRSSGIMFGRYKGDTYISGGAWYISTFAAAEYHYRLAVAVPSESEEHIASGDAILARVRNFIPASGDLSEQFDQTTGEPTSAEDLTWSYAGFVTAWAAREAALSQAGARS, from the coding sequence ATGACGGCTTCCGGAACCTCGCTCGAACGCTGGGGCGATGCGCTTGTGCGGCACGCCGCGGCGAAGATCCCGCGGGCGATCTCGGCCACGTCGCTTGTGAAGGAGCGGGCGGGCTTCGGGCAGACGGTGCGGCCTGCGCAGGGTTCGGTTCTCGCGAGCGCGGCCTCGACGCAGCTCGACTATTTCTTTCACTGGTTGCGCGACAGCGCGCTTGTCATCGACGCGACGCGCGTGTTCATCCGGCGCGGCCTCGATGCGGATGCGTGGGTGAGCCGCTACCACGATTTCGTGCGCTTCAGCCTTGGACTCAATGCCATCGACGGCCGCGCGCTCGTGGCGGCGGGCGGTTTCCGCGAACGCGCACAAGCCGATCATCTGAAATACATCCGCCCGGACGAGGAGCTTTCCGCCGTGCATGGTGCCCGCGTGCCGGGCGACGTGCGCTTCAACGCCGACGGCACCATCGACTATTTCGACTGGCACCGCCCGCAGAACGACGGCCCGGCGCTTCGCGCGCTCACCTGTCTGCGCTTCGCCGACGACGGGATCGGAAGCGCTGCGGCGGACGCGCTCATTCGGGGCGACCTCGCCTACACCGCGCGAAACGCGGGCGCGCCCTGCTACGACATCTGGGAAGAAGACTGGGCGCAGCATTACAACACGGTGATTGCGCAGTACGCGGCGCTGCGTCACGGCGCGCGCTGGGCGGAAGAGCGCGGCGAAGCGGCCTTCGCGGCTGAGCTTGCGGCACGGCGCGACGAACTCGCCGATCTGCTGGATCGCTATTGGGACGAAAGCGGGGGGCTTCTCCGCAGCCGCCTTCCGGGAGGCGAGAAGGCTGACGAGAAGGCGCTCGACTTCTCGCTGATCCTCGGCGTGGTGCATGCCGGTCTCGAAAGCGGTCCGCACAGCGTCGCAGATCCGCGCGTGCGCACGACGTTTCTCTGGCAGCAGGCGATGTTCCGGGACACTTACGCGATCAATGCGGGTCGTTCGTCCGGTATCATGTTCGGCCGCTACAAGGGCGACACCTACATCAGCGGCGGCGCGTGGTATATCAGCACCTTCGCTGCCGCCGAATATCATTACCGGCTGGCCGTCGCGGTGCCGAGCGAGAGCGAGGAACACATCGCGAGCGGCGACGCGATCCTCGCCCGCGTGCGCAACTTCATCCCCGCCTCGGGCGATCTCTCCGAACAATTCGACCAGACGACCGGCGAGCCGACGTCCGCCGAAGACCTTACATGGAGTTATGCAGGTTTCGTCACCGCATGGGCGGCGCGTGAAGCTGCGCTTTCACAAGCTGGAGCCCGATCATGA
- a CDS encoding glucoamylase family protein: protein MDDEALLDLVQRQTFRYFWDYAHPNCGLARDRGNPDRTTGNDLISIGGTGFGVMAIIVATERGWIERREAVERLAAMLGFLDTAEQYNGVFPHYIDGNTGREISLWSDNAGADVVETAYLVQGLLCARQYFANGDPEERALAAKIDALWRAVNWQAHVENDDIMLWHWLPTKEHQAFQRIEGWNECLITYVLAAMSPTYPIDARPYHEGWARGKVFRNGRDYYGVELPLGPDLGGPLFFAHYSFLGLDPRGLRDRYADYWQQNHAHTLVNYSYCVANPKGFKGYGPKAWGLTASDGNKGYRAFAPDQDEGVIAPTAALSSLPYTPAHSLAALRHFYFDLGPRLWGRFGFADAFNETVGWVAEDNLAINQGPIIAMIENYRSGLLWRLFMSCPEVKPGLEVLGFTAEPLVA, encoded by the coding sequence ATGGACGACGAAGCGTTGCTTGATCTCGTGCAGCGGCAGACCTTCCGCTATTTCTGGGACTATGCGCACCCGAATTGCGGGCTTGCCCGCGATCGCGGCAACCCGGATCGCACTACGGGAAACGATCTGATTTCCATCGGCGGAACGGGCTTTGGCGTGATGGCGATCATCGTCGCGACGGAACGCGGCTGGATCGAGCGCCGCGAGGCCGTTGAGCGGCTCGCCGCGATGCTGGGCTTCCTCGACACCGCCGAACAATATAACGGTGTCTTCCCGCATTACATCGACGGCAATACGGGCCGGGAAATCTCGCTCTGGTCCGACAATGCGGGCGCGGACGTGGTGGAGACGGCCTATCTCGTGCAGGGCCTCCTTTGCGCGCGCCAGTATTTCGCGAACGGTGATCCGGAGGAGCGCGCGCTCGCCGCGAAGATCGACGCTCTGTGGCGCGCGGTGAACTGGCAAGCGCATGTCGAGAACGACGACATCATGCTCTGGCACTGGCTGCCGACGAAGGAGCATCAGGCTTTCCAGCGCATCGAGGGCTGGAATGAGTGCCTCATTACCTATGTGCTCGCCGCGATGTCGCCCACCTACCCCATCGACGCGCGACCTTATCACGAGGGCTGGGCGCGCGGTAAGGTGTTCCGCAACGGCCGCGACTATTACGGCGTCGAACTGCCGCTCGGCCCCGATCTCGGGGGCCCGCTCTTCTTCGCACATTACTCCTTCCTCGGCCTCGACCCGCGCGGCCTTCGCGACCGCTACGCGGACTACTGGCAGCAGAACCACGCGCACACGCTGGTGAATTACAGCTATTGCGTCGCCAACCCGAAAGGCTTCAAGGGCTATGGGCCGAAGGCATGGGGCCTGACCGCGAGCGATGGCAACAAGGGTTACCGCGCCTTCGCGCCGGATCAGGACGAGGGCGTGATCGCGCCCACCGCCGCGCTATCGAGCCTGCCCTACACGCCCGCGCACTCGCTCGCTGCGCTGCGCCACTTCTATTTCGATCTCGGCCCGCGCCTCTGGGGACGTTTCGGCTTCGCGGATGCCTTTAACGAAACGGTCGGCTGGGTCGCCGAGGATAACCTTGCGATCAATCAGGGACCGATCATCGCGATGATCGAGAATTATCGAAGCGGGCTCTTGTGGCGGCTGTTCATGAGTTGCCCGGAAGTGAAACCGGGACTTGAGGTTTTGGGCTTCACGGCGGAACCGCTCGTCGCCTGA
- a CDS encoding ABC transporter ATP-binding protein/permease — protein sequence MLFGGGITAVIAANALVQIRLNTWQGNIYDAIGTRNLSIFMNEVVIFLVIVSTLLCLGVAQTWLHETLKVRLRKAVTFDLLKEWLSPRRAFQLPLTGAISVNPDQRIQEDTRRLCELTVDLVVGLIQSTLLLGAFVGVLWGLSAQVVFVYEGKAFTIPGYMVWAAIGYAAIGSLFTWLVGRPLIAAHTDLRVAEADFRINLVRVNESAEEIALMHGEQAERELLRHPVDTVLTIMQKIANRLAALGWVTGSYGWLALLAPLLLAAPGYFSGSLSLGGLMMVVGAFGQVQAALRWYVDRFPTIAEWRAMLARVIGYRTALQTLEEKSSKTSHIRYEQSPDDSVTLEKLCVYAPSGRVSLSEPLVRVAPGERVLISAAPKSGKTTFVKALAGIWGWGKGTIRYPAGQRVAFVPDTIYLPTASLKTALAYPRPAEEIDDEEAIKALERVRLGKLSADLNVERRWEKELALDEQRRLLLANMLLYKPQWIIQDESIVELDDESRNLAASIFTHELADTALISVGRFDPGNGFYTRKVDLCTAPPSLHMPLRLENGELRETPEHA from the coding sequence TTGTTGTTTGGTGGGGGTATAACCGCCGTCATTGCAGCGAATGCGCTCGTTCAGATTCGCCTCAATACGTGGCAAGGAAACATCTACGACGCTATCGGCACCCGCAATCTGTCGATCTTCATGAATGAGGTCGTCATCTTCCTGGTGATCGTGAGCACGCTGCTGTGTCTGGGCGTCGCGCAGACCTGGCTGCATGAAACGCTGAAGGTGCGATTGCGCAAGGCTGTGACCTTCGACCTCCTGAAGGAATGGCTTTCGCCTCGCCGCGCGTTTCAACTGCCGCTCACGGGCGCGATCAGCGTCAATCCGGACCAGCGCATTCAGGAAGACACGCGGCGGCTTTGCGAACTCACAGTCGATCTCGTCGTGGGATTGATCCAGTCCACCCTCTTGCTTGGCGCCTTCGTCGGCGTGCTTTGGGGATTGTCGGCGCAGGTTGTGTTCGTCTACGAGGGCAAGGCGTTCACCATTCCGGGCTACATGGTCTGGGCCGCCATCGGCTATGCGGCCATCGGCTCGCTTTTCACCTGGCTTGTCGGTCGACCGCTCATCGCCGCGCACACCGATCTGCGCGTCGCCGAGGCGGATTTCCGCATCAATCTCGTCCGCGTGAACGAATCGGCCGAGGAAATTGCGCTCATGCACGGCGAACAGGCCGAGCGCGAACTTCTGCGCCACCCTGTCGACACCGTGCTCACGATCATGCAGAAGATCGCGAACAGGCTCGCGGCGCTCGGCTGGGTGACGGGCAGTTACGGCTGGCTCGCGCTTCTCGCGCCTTTGCTTCTTGCCGCTCCCGGCTATTTCTCCGGCTCGCTTTCGCTGGGCGGCCTGATGATGGTCGTCGGCGCTTTCGGTCAGGTTCAGGCGGCGCTTCGGTGGTATGTTGACCGCTTTCCCACGATCGCTGAATGGCGCGCCATGCTCGCGCGCGTCATCGGCTACCGGACAGCGCTGCAAACGCTCGAAGAGAAGAGCAGCAAGACATCGCACATCCGTTACGAGCAAAGCCCCGACGATTCGGTGACGCTCGAAAAGCTCTGTGTTTACGCCCCGAGCGGTCGCGTTTCGTTGAGCGAACCGCTCGTGAGGGTGGCCCCCGGCGAGCGCGTTCTGATCTCTGCCGCTCCGAAGTCGGGCAAGACGACATTCGTGAAGGCGCTCGCAGGCATCTGGGGCTGGGGCAAGGGGACGATCCGCTATCCGGCCGGCCAGCGCGTGGCCTTCGTGCCGGATACGATCTATCTGCCGACCGCTAGCCTGAAGACAGCTCTCGCCTATCCCCGCCCCGCTGAGGAAATCGACGACGAAGAAGCCATCAAGGCGCTTGAGCGCGTGAGGCTCGGGAAGCTCTCTGCGGACCTGAATGTCGAACGGCGCTGGGAAAAGGAGCTTGCACTCGACGAGCAGCGCCGCCTGTTGCTCGCCAACATGCTTCTCTATAAGCCGCAATGGATCATCCAGGACGAATCCATCGTCGAACTCGACGATGAGAGCCGCAATCTTGCAGCTTCCATTTTCACGCATGAACTCGCCGACACGGCTCTTATCAGCGTCGGGCGGTTCGATCCCGGGAATGGCTTCTACACGCGGAAGGTCGACTTGTGCACCGCGCCGCCGTCGCTGCACATGCCGCTCAGGCTTGAGAATGGCGAGTTGCGTGAAACGCCCGAGCACGCCTGA